In Vicia villosa cultivar HV-30 ecotype Madison, WI linkage group LG7, Vvil1.0, whole genome shotgun sequence, the DNA window caaacTGAAGTCAGCGATATTTTCTGGAAATTTGAAGTTGTTGTGTTTTCTTATCTCCTTcatgtttaatatttactttgttatgaAATACAATAGTTGAAGTagggtttgaaatttgaaaattttacacTGATTCTTATCagctttatatttaatatttactttgttatgaAATGTAATAGTTAAAGATGGAGTGAACTTGACAGGAATGAAACTAAAAGACGGTTTCTTACGAGTAAGTTTAACGCAAACTATGGAATTTTCAATTACAATTTTCTGTTTGTTAATTTATCCAATTTGTAGTTTAAGTTGATAGTTTTAGTTGTTAAGTTGATAACCTTAAGACAGTTAAACAAAAAGATAAAAACTTAATCGCTTAAACTTTGAATATTACATAATCAAAAACCATTATCTTATCTAAACCCTCTAGCTGAGATaaatttataccaatcataatgggcctcatcatcatcatcagaatcgaaaaaattaattatttgcctcaaccttcttcttcttcttctccttgccTTGAGAGCTCTCATTAGTCTAAACACAACACCCTCTTCAGCAACATCTTGAATCTAATGTTGGTTTTGCGCCACAACACCATCTACAACAACATCTTAAGGCTCAGGCTAGTTTTGTACAACTGCATCCTCTACAACAACATTTGGATTCTCAGCATTGTTGGTAGCTTGAGCAGGATAACACATGTTGATTCCTTTGAATTaagtttttttgtgttttggttcttcttttatattgttccttctgattcttcatcttcttctattggaagtttaaaaaccaaagatgctcattattgtttctttaattctATACCCTTTCTATTCTCTTTGGAAGTTAGAAAGATTGCATACCTCGAGCTGTTCAAATTTATTCTGTACTTATAATACAAGTTTCTATAACAATACAAAAATGGTGTAATGCTGATTCAGGTATGAAACAATTGGcatttattcacatataatatcaTAACGGTTATAAGAAATAACCGTTGTTAAATAGTGTGTGCTTTCCTGTTTACTACGATGATCACTAGACCCTGATTGAAAGTGCCGCATATACTACCACACGCTACATAATAACATCGGGTCCTGCATGATTATATATCTTTCCTAACGGTTGTTAAATGCCTTTTTCGTAGTAGTGATAGGGTACGAATACAAGTATGAACATTGGAGCCCACACGGGTATGGGCTCAGGTATggggacgggtactatagtaccttTCCCCAACCCTCAAGCTGTTCAAATTTATCGTGTACTTACAATACAAGTTTTGATAACAACTAAAAAATGGTGTAATGTTGATTCTAGTATGAAACGATTGGcatttattcacatataatatcaCAACGGTTATAAGAAATAACCGTTGTTAAATAGCGCACACTTTCTTGTTTACTACGACGGTCACTAGACCGTGATTGTAAGTGCACATATACTACCACACACTACATAACAACACATGGTCCTGCgtaattatatatttttctcaACCATTGTTAAATaccttttccgtagtagtgatAGAGTACGGATATGGGTATGAAAATTGGTGTCCACGCGGGTATGAGCTTGCGTACGGGGATTTTTTCACACCACAAGTATGGGGATGAGTACTATAGTATCCTGCCCATTACTATCCCTAGTCAAATTCTTAGTTCTAGTTGACACTATTAGAACTAACTTAATGACATGTATATGtgctaaaaaataattaaaattataatcatgGGTGGAAGCCCCCAACAACAAATGACCATGTATATAATTATAAAGGGAAACACCCATCCCAATCTATAATGTGCGTCACACatcttgaaaatttgaaaatgagTTTCTGTgtttggagatgcattttcgaacgcATATAAAATCACACTAGTCCTCGCACTTAAGCCAATCACCCCATTTTTCCAAAAATAACTTTTGGCGATGCATCTCTGTATATTATTTAGGGTGTATGTAAAGATACATTTCCATAACACCCCCTATTCATTTATGATGTTTTATTCACTAAGGTGTTTTATTTAACAACTCAATGATGATTCTGGAGATGCATATCCAGAAACGTCAAGCGGGAAATTGAATAAAACACCACCTTGCATGTTCTTCTCCCTCATGATCAAAGGGAATTTCACCTTCAAAACCCttcaaaaaaaaatcttccattctcaatcaacttttcaaaaccaaAACATCATTCTTGTATTTTATCACATCAAAGAGagcaaaagaaattaaaatttaaggTAAATTTCATTTATTTCATCCCTAACTTCTTGCATTAATGTGGTTTTTGAGTTGAAAATATGAATGTTGAGTCTAGGTATGCATATACGGCCTCTATTTTATTTGTTCTGGAGATCTATCTCCAGATATGCATGATACTTTgagtttttaatatatttttctgtTATTGTTGGTATTAGATATGGTGCATCCGGATATGTTTGCCAAAACTACTGTGAGGATGAATGTTAAACCGAGCGGAGTGAAAGATGATGTTAAATTGGATGAAGTGAAGGATGATGTTAAACCACGTGATATTAAACCAGGTGTTAGACCGGTTGTTGTCAAGGTAGATGTTTgtgaaaaatttataaataaacaagagGTTACTATTCGTGAAAATATGCTACAATGGGTGTGCATGGAGGTTGAGAAATTGGGGTCTGGAGGTGTAACCGGAAGGTATAACAATGGTTCTAATAGAATAAAATCATATGTAAGAATGAGATGTGTAAGAAATGGCACGTACCAACCACCTAATATGAAGTTGAAACATGATGACACCGAATCAAGAAAATGTGAGTGTCGGTTTAAATTGTGTGGATACCATAAGGAAAATCATACACGGAAATTTAATATGGTTTTTGGTATACATAATCATTCTTTGAATGACAAGCTAGTAGGTTATCCCATTGTATGTCGCCTTATTCCAGAGGAGAATAAAGTTGTTTCAAACATGACATTAAACACGCCGACGCCGAAAATCATACTTGCAACTTTGAAATGGAAAAGACCTCACAATGTTTCAAATATTAAACAAGTATACAATGTGCGTGCCCAAAATAACTTGGCGGTAAGAGGTCCAAGATCTGAAATGAAACAACTATTGAAGCTTTTAGAGGATGACCATTATGTTTATAGGTTCAGAGTTTTGAGGATAAAGTCACAGTTTGAGATATACTTTTATTAATTCCAATTCCATCAAGTTGTTCATCACATTTTCCACTATACTCATAATTGATTCAACATACAAAACAAACAAGCATATACTTCCACTCTTGGAAATTGTTGGTGTTAATTCTATATAGATGACTTTTTCAGTCATTTTGCATTTTGAGAATCCAAAAAAGAGGACAATGTTACATGGGATTTAGAAATGTGCAAGATTATGTTGAAGGACAAAAAAAACATACCAAATGTAATTGTCATTGATTGTGACACCGCACTGATGAATTGGCTTGCAATAGTATTTCCTACATTTTATGCATTGCTTTGTAAGTATCCCATAACCAAAAATGTGAGAAGTCGACTAAAACTTGTGGTAGGCACCAAACAAATCAAAGGTGAAGATGGAAAAATGGTCAAACCTTGTGTGATGTTGGAAAAGATAATGGATGTATGGAACAGAATAATAAATTATTCC includes these proteins:
- the LOC131618219 gene encoding uncharacterized protein LOC131618219, producing the protein MVHPDMFAKTTVRMNVKPSGVKDDVKLDEVKDDVKPRDIKPGVRPVVVKVDVCEKFINKQEVTIRENMLQWVCMEVEKLGSGGVTGRYNNGSNRIKSYVRMRCVRNGTYQPPNMKLKHDDTESRKCECRFKLCGYHKENHTRKFNMVFGIHNHSLNDKLVGYPIVCRLIPEENKVVSNMTLNTPTPKIILATLKWKRPHNVSNIKQVYNVRAQNNLAVRGPRSEMKQLLKLLEDDHYVYRFRVLRIKSQFEIYFY